A region of the Rhodospirillaceae bacterium genome:
GGGCAGTTTTTGCCTTCTCTGCCAATTGTTTGACGGTACGGGTGGAAGTGACATCCTCGGTCAAATCAAAATAATGGGCGCCAGCTTGGGTTGCTGCACGGGCGACCAGCGGATTGAGGGCATAGGGCAGGGCGCTCAGCACCGCCTGCATGCCTTGCATGGCTTGCAATAATTGTTTTTCATTGGCCACATCTGCCTCAATTTTACGGATGGCCGGATTTTTGATATGGGTCATAAAATCCTTGCTACGGTCAGCAACCGCCACTTTATATTCGCCGCTAGCATTTAACATTTCTGCAATAGCGCTGCCAATTTTACCGCCGCCAACCACCAATACCTGATACATGCTTGCCCCTCTGTGCCAAAAAAATCTTGTTGAATGAATAATGATATGCTACCCCTGTCGGCTGGACAGAAGATAGCTGGCGTAATGATAGATTTATCCATAAAACCAGACAAATGACTTTAAATAATCTCGAAATGACGGAATAAACAGAAATGTCCTTAAAACAAAATCCTGATCAGACGGATGAACATCTGATAAGCTTATTAACGGCAAATGCCCGGGTGTCAGCTGCATTATTGGCGAGGAAGGTTGGTTTATCGCGCAGTGCCGTGCAGCAGCGGCTTCGGCGGTTGGAACAGCAGGGGATCATTGAAGGGTATAGCGTGGTGCTAAAAACCATTCCTGTGCATCCGCAAAGGTGGCGGGCAATGGTCATGGTGGTGCTGGAATCACGTCAACAGGAACGGGTAATTGAAAGTCTGCGCGGCATGGCCGAGGTGCTGGTGGCCCATACGGTCAGCGGTGAATATGACTTGATGGTTGAAATCGCTGCTACTGATGCCGAGGATTTAGATCAGTTGTTAAGCAAAATCGGGCGGTTGCCAGGGGTTGGCCGTACGACTTCATTTATTTTGCTTAGCCGGAAGATCACCCGTGGCGAGCGCCAATCAAAAGAATCCACTATCTGATTTCTGAGGGTCAAAATTTTATACATTCCTTAAGAAATGGGTTTTGGGCAGGGGAATTCCTCAAATAATATGATGATGATAAGGCCTGAAGCTGAAAAATGCGAACCCAAATACCCATCTTTTGGAGCTTGTTTTAACCTTCTGGTGATAATTTCGCGCAGCATGAAATCTGTAACGGGTGGGGGAATAGAAAAATAGGAACAAGTGTTGTTCCACTGATCCACTGTTTCTAATCCATCTATAAGACCGATTATATAATGGGAACAAGTATTTGGATCATTATCACATAAAGTTAAGAACATATCTCCCGTATAATATGACCATGATTTGGATGGTTGCGCGGGCTGTTGTCCTAAGGCTGTACCGGCGATAAAGCTAAAAAATAAAAGCTTGAATATTAATTGCATGGATTAAAAGCCTCGTACGTATACGAATTTTATAAATGCCCCATCAAAAAAGCTGGCTGACCGGCAATTCCCCTAGAGAGACCGGGATTATTTCTTAGAATTTTGCTGCAGCTGGTTCAGTTGCTGTTGCAATTGGTCCAACTGTTCCTTTAAGTTTTTTAAGCTTTGATCGGGTTGCCCGCCACTATTAGGCGATGATCTTTCCTGGTTTTTCTCAGTGCCCATGGTATTTTTAGCCCCAAACGGGTTAAACATCTGCAAGGATTTTGGAAAAAATCCATATTGCGGCGCGTCACATCATCAAGCTGCGGCAAAGGGAACATAGGGCCAAAAGTTTGCTGTAATTGCTGGCGGAAATTTTGTTGCTGTTGCACAAAGCTCTCCATCGATTGATCCAAATATTTTGGCACCAGCATTTGCAGATTGTCCCCATAAAAACCGATCAATTGCCGCAGGAAATTCAACGGCAATAATTTCTGGCCTTTGCCTTCCTGCTCAACAATAATTTGGGTTAAGACCGCCCGGGTAATATCCTCCTCGGTTTTGGCGTCCACCACCACAAAATCCACATTGTCTTTCACCAACTGGCATAAATATTCCAAAGTCACATAACTGCTGGTGGCGGTATTATAAAGACGGCGATTGGCGTATTTCTTAATCTTGATTGGGTTAGCGGGGGCGGCGGCTTCGGTCATGGATTTGTTCCTGGCTGGTTTTTGATGTCAGATGGCTGGTTCAGCAAACCAACTTGTATTTTCCGTTAGGAATAAGGGTTCTTTTTTGTTAAGCTATCTCAGATGCTATCGAAAAATAGCTAAAATAAACAATTAATCCTGCCCCATTATATAGGGGAAAATTAGGATCACAATGATTTTTCCGTCAAATGATCCGTTAGGTTAAAAAAATAAAATAACCGATCAGGAGGAGACAACATGGCAACCACCGACCACAAAAAAAATTCATCCGCCCAAAATACGGAAAAAGCCAATCCATCTGCTAAACCAGGGATAGCAGATAAGGGGGAAGCGGAGCCTACCCCCGATAGTTCCTTTAATCCCGATTACCCGGGTTCATGGATAGAGGCGGCCAAACAAACCCTAGATTTGTGGCAGCAACAATTATCCGGTAATTTGGCAGATCCTTACTGGGTTGACCAATGGGGATATTTCTTGAATAATTTACGGCAGGCGGCTGCCCAACGCGATGCCCAAAATCCAAAAACTGCCGCACCTGACCCAAAGCAACATTCCAAGGCTGCTGATCATGAACAACCGCCTGCAAAGCCCCAAGCCGCTGGCTTATCATCTGAACAACGCCTGGGCGATGTGGATGAGTTGGCCAAACGCCTCCATGACCTTGAAAAACGGGTGGCCGTTTTGGAACGACAAAATGGGTCAACCGCCCCTCAAGGCACCCCTAAATCTTCCAAGCGCCCTTCTTGACGCCATCCATCACGAAGGACTTGCGCGTTACCAGCGTTTTTTGAAGGGGATAAAAGCTTATCAAAACCATCCGTATCAGCGGCAAATAACGTCGCTGCCGGTGGTTTCCCAAGAATCAACCAGCCGCTTATTTCTATGTCAAGCGACGCAACCGCAAGGGATGATAGTGATCGTACCTTCCCTCATCAACCGTTCTTATATTTTGGATTTAGCAGAAAATAATTCTTTTATTAGGAGGTTAGGGGAGCGGGGATATAGTACCTTGCTGCTGGATTGGGGTGATCCCACTGTCTTGGAACAGCAATTCGGCTTAGATGATTATATAGCACGATTATTACATATGGTGGAGGCAGCTAGGCTACAAGCAGGCGATCAACCTGTTTATATCATGGGTTATTGTATGGGCGGGCTGCTTGCTATGGCTGCAGCTGTCTTGAAGCCGAAAGTTTTTAAGGGTGTATGTTTACTGGCAACACCCTGGGATTTCCAGGCCGTGCCCATGCCGCTCGCGCAAGCCCTTAGCAGTCATTGGCCCAGTTGGCAATCTTTGTTGCCGTCCCTATCTGTGGTGCCGGTTGAATGGTTACAATGGTATTTTTCGGCCCTTAACCCTTTGCAAATCCTACAAAAATTCAGCAAATTCGGGGAGTTACCCCAGCAATCTGCCGCTGCCCAGCAATTTGTAGCGCTTGAGGATTGGTTAAATGATGGGGTAGCCGTTACCCAGCGGGTCATTCAGGAATCTTTAGAAAACTGGTACCGGGATAATTTGCCCATTCAGGCACAATGGCGGGTAGGGGGGCAGATCATTGCCCCCCGATATGTAGATTGCCCTATATTGGCGGTACTGCCGAAACAAGACCGGATTGTCCCCCTAGCTAGTGCATCTGCCATATCCAGCAACCTGCCATCTATAAAGATGGTGACTATTGACGCTGGTCATATTGGCATGGTGGCCAGTCCTCGTGCTGCACCGCAAACTATTGCAGTGATTGCGAATTGGCTAAATACCCTTTCCTAGAGCCGAAAAAATTTGCCTAAAAATAGCATGTAATATATTATGTTGTGACGCAGCATGAAAATTAGCGCCTGCTGAGGCCGCTAGGTGGAAAGCTGTGAGAATGATTGGTTCAATAAAATAGTGAGAAGATGATGCAAGAAGTTGTAATCGCCAGTGCTGTTCGTACCCCCATCGGCTCCTTTCAAGGGGTTTTTAACAATGTGTCCGCCCATCAATTAGGGACGGTGGCCATTAGGGCCGCTTTGGAACGCGCAAAAACCGCTCCCCAAGATATCCAGGAAGTGGTGATGGGGCAAATACTTACGGCAGGCGCCGGACAGAACCCGGCCCGGCAAGCGGCGATGGCTGCAGGCATTCCGGTGGGTGCCACTGCCTATGTCCTTAATCAAATGTGCGGTTCCGGTTTGCGTGCGGTAGTAGCTGCTTACCAAAGCATCCGCCTGGGTGATCAAGATATGGTTGTGGCGGGCGGGCAGGAAAGTATGAGCCAATCTCCGCATTGTCTGTGGTTGCGCCCAGGGGTCAAAATGGGTGATGCCCCCATGGTGGATACCATGATTCATGATGGGCTATGGGATGCTTTTCACCATTACCATATGGGTATAACGGCCGAAAATTTGGCACGGCAATTTAACATCAGCCGTCAACAACAAGATGAATTTGCCCTTTTTTCCCAGCAAAAAACCGAACAAGCCATTAAGAACAATTTGTTCCAAGCCGAAATTGTCCCTGTGCCAGTCAAAAATGGCAAAATTGAAAGTTTGGTGACTGCGGACGAATATCCCAAAGCTGGTGTAAGCCTAGAATTACTTGCCAAATTACGCCCGGCTTTTGACCGGGAAAAAGGTACGGTCACGGCTGGCAACGCCTCCGGCCTGAATGACGGAGCAGCGGCTTTGGTTTTAATGTCAAAGACGACAGCTGTGAAGAAAGGGATCAAGCCGTTGGCGCGGATCGTTTCCTGGGCAACGGCGGGGGTGGAACCTGCTTTGATGGGCACGGGGCCCATTCCGGCCAGCCGTTTGGCCTTGCAGCGGGCGGGGTGGAAAATGGACCAATTGGATTTAATTGAGGCGAATGAGGCTTTTGCCGTGCAATCTTGCGTTGTGAACCAAGAAATGAAATGGGACAAGGCGAAGGTGAATGTCAATGGTGGGGCGATTGCCTTGGGTCACCCCATTGGTGCCTCGGGCGCTCGTATTTTGGTAACGTTGCTGCATGAAATGGCGCGCCGTAAAGCCAAACGCGGGCTCGCCACCCTGTGCATTGGCGGCGGCATGGGCATTGCGATGTGTGTGGAGCGGGAATAAAATGGTTATTACTAAAATCTGACGCAGCAATACCCAATAGGTTCTGGAACAAAGATCAGGTGAAATATAGTTGCAAAATAAATTTACTACATCTTTTTTCTAATTATCTAAAATAAACTTCTTAAAACAGCATTTGGGAATTATGTGCGTAAGTAGGCCAATGAGGTTTATAATCCTCAACTTGATTGCCCCATTGTTCCCAGCCAGGGCGTTGCCCACGCGCAAATAATTCTAAATAGGGCGGTTTGCTGCAGCGTTCAATAATATCATAAAGTTCATCTGGTTTTCTGGAATGCTCTCTCTTTCTGGTTTGTATTATATTTACTTGTGTTCTTCCTGAATTTAACGTACGAGCGTTTTTTCCTTTTACTCCAAACAATATAATCTCAGTAACATTTCTAAAATAAAACCCTACCCCTCTACCGTCTGGCCCCCCATCTTTCCTAATTTTATGCCAAATAATATTAGTTTTATACTGAAATCCCCACGCTTCCATAACTTCAATACCTTCTTTGATCAACGCATTAGGTACCCATAAATATAAATGAGAAGGCTCAAGCAGGCATTCATTAACAGGGATATTTTTTATCTCTTTTAGGGATAAAGTTGGATATCGGTTAAGTCTTTTATGTTCGGGTGCCATTTTGCCAGTCCTGTTTTTAAACTGCCAAGGAGGATCGGCTAATATAGTATGAAATTTTTGAGTTACTTTAGTTCTAAAATCTATAATAACATTTTCATTTAATAGCATTATTTAATCCTCTAAATATAAGTTTTTTGTAATTCCAAAAACTAAAAGTGGGCAGCCAGCACCACCTCCGCCCTCAATTCTGGGTAGTAGTTTACTCATATGTGTTGTGGATGCCCCGTAAGAAGCGCCTCTTTGGAGTGATACAAAAATCTCTTGGAGATTATCACATCTTGTTATAATAACTCCAACGCTTATAGCACGTAAATCAAAAAGAAGTCGGAAATTATATAAATCTCTATCAAAACAGGGATCTTTATTATTCCATTCAATTTCAAGTGCTACTCTATTCTTATAACAATCCACTTTATGAGTAGGTGAATCAAGGGTTTTGTCATCTACAATAACTTTTGTTTTAAAGATTTTTCTTTCCAACCTTTCGCATATAAGGAAGTATCTATAGCTTCTGCTACTTTAGATTTACTTCCTCCTCCTACAGTAATCCAACTTTTTCTAAATCTAAAGTTTGTAAGGGTTTCGATTATGTCATTCCATTCTTGGGGAAAATCATTTTTGAGAATGGCAGCTGCATGTTTCCATTCATAAATCTCATAATGGTCCTTTAAAAAATCTCCAAAAATATTCATTCTCATTTCAAGACAGCCTCAATTTTGTAAATTAGATTCCTACTGATTTTATGTGGTTTTATGTTCAAGATAGATTTAAAGTGTGTAAATAAAAATTTGGGGATAATTTATGGCAAGGCTAGTAAATTACTATCTATGATACGTCACACGGGTAATTTAATTTTTATCATATTAAGATCGATACTTTATGTATATTAATAAATCTATGCACAGAACAGAGAAATTTATAAAATTTACTACAAAAATAAAAATCCGGCGGGGAGGGTAACATGACAAAACGGGTAGCAGTGGTTACGGGTGGTACGCGCGGTATTGGCGCCGCCATTTGCGAAGCGTTAAAAAAAGCGGGATATCAGGTGGCAGCGGGCTATGCCAATAATCAAACGGCTGCTCAACAATTTTCCGCTAAAACAGGCATATCGGCATATCCCTTTAACGTAGCCAATTACGGGGAATGTGAAAAAGCAGTGGCCAAAATTAGCAAAGATTTGGGCCCGATTGATATTTTGGTAAATAACGCTGGCATTACCCGTGATGCCCCTTTGCATCGCCTGACACCCCAACAATGGCAGGAGGTTATTGATACCAATTTAACCTCCTGTTTCAATATGTGCCGGGTGCTGATTGATAGCATGCGCGAACGCAATTTTGGCCGCATTGTCAATATTGGTTCCATCAACGGCCAGGCCGGGCAATATGGCCAAGTGAACTATGCCGCTGCCAAATCGGGCATTCATGGCTTTACCAAGGCACTGGCCCAGGAAGGCGCGACTAAGGGAATTACCGTTAATGCCATTGCCCCCGGTTATATTGATACCGAGATGGTGCGGGCCGTGCCTCCCAATATTTTAGAAAAAATTGTCGCGAAAATTCCGGTGGGACGATTGGGACAAGCGGCCGAAATCGCCCGTGGTGTGGTCTTTTTGGTATCCGATGAGGCCGGGTTTATCACGGGCTCGACCCTATCTATCAATGGCGGCCAGCATATGTATTAAAGGATGAAGAAGTAGTTTGATAAGCTTATTTAAAGCTTATATTTGACTGTTTAATGATATTGCTATACATTTATAGCAATATCGTACATGTATAACGAGAGGAATTCATCATGTTGGCAATTCGATTACCAGTGGAGATTGAGGAACGGTTGGAAAAGCTGGCCAAAAGCACTGGGCGCACGAAAAGCTTTTACGTGCGCCAAGCGATTTTAGAACATTTAGAAGAATTAGAGGATATTTATCTGGCCGAACGGGTGCTTGAAGACATTCGCAAGGGCAAGCAAAAAACTGCCTCCCTAGCCAAGGTGATGAAGCGTCATGGCATGGAAGATTGAATTCTCAAGCGCTGCTGAAAAAGCCTTGGATGATTTGCCGAAAGAACAGGTCAGAAGAATATTAAAGTTTTTACACGAACGTCTTGCACCTAATCTTAACCCCCATAGTCTTGGCGACAGTTTGAAGGGCAATCAGTTTAGCGGGTTGTGGCGATACCGGGTGGGGGATTACCGTCTAATCTGCCAGATTCAGGATGAAGAAATTATGATACTGGTTCTAAGAATCGGCCATCGCCGGGAAGTTTATCGGTGATACCGACGAAAGCTATTCATGTTAGTCTTCTTTTTGTGAAAGTCTGGCCAGTAGCTCCGATACTTCAGGAATAAGCTGTGATACAAGGGAAATAATTTCACCAATTAATTTCTTTAGCTCGTTGTGCCTCTGATCGATTTCTTCAAAATTCAGGGTAGAAGATTTATCCTCCTGATTTGTATTATCAAAATGTTCTTTAAAAGATCCTCTTTTGATAAGGCTACGAGTAGTTGTTAATTCGAGATTGTTTTCCGAATTACCTAATGATTTGACTGCTGTGAATATTTGTGAATGCACTAGCCTGTTTCTATATTCAATAATCTTTACGCAGCTTTTGTGCAGATTTTTCTCTAAAGAAAAGGGTCTCCATACTTTATCTTTCGAATACTAAAAGTTAAGTCAATAAACGTTCCTATATCCACCGCAGCCTAGATAAGAGGTGAGTACTTTTCATCAAGGTTAAGGGTGTATTGAAATAACTTTTCAGAGCCAAAACTTCTCAAATTTTGCGGCCAAAAATTCAGCATTTATATCTTCCTAAAGCTTCATAAGTTTTAGAATCTAAGGGATCATTCCGATTAAACTAATACTAGTAGGCATTTTTATACAACCCTCAAATAAGAGTGGTTTTTGAAAATAATTACGCACTTAACAACTTGTTATACATTCTAAAGTTCTGACAGAAATAAGATTGATGAAAAGGAGCTTCTATTGGTTTACATCCTCTATTTAACTTCCCTCAACCTTCTTTCCTCCTCGACCATATAATCGCGGGTGAGGGGGATGGTATCCACCTCACGGCTGAGCTGGATTTGAAAAACCATTCGGCCCAGGGTGCGGAAGGAATATTCGGCACCGCATAAATACAATTCCCACATCCGGCAAAAACGGTCCCCATAAAGTTCCACCATGCGCGGGCGGGCGGCTTGGAACCGTTCCCGCCAAGCCTTGAGAGTATAGGCGTAATGCAACCTTAAAATTTCTACATCATTCACCCACAAACCCGCTTGCTCAACCGCTGGCATCACCTCGGATAATGCAGGAACATAGCCACCTGGGAAAATATATTTTTTGATCCAAGCATCGGTTGCCCCCGGCCCGTCGATGCGGCCAATTGAGTGGATCAGGGCCACGCCATCCGGTTTCAGTAAGTTTTTCACTTGCCGAAAAAACTGGTTATAATGATGCGCCCCCACATGTTCAAACATGCCCACCGACACAATCCGGTCATAAAGGCCTTTTTCCTGGCGGTAATCGCGCAATTGAAATTGCACCTGGTTTTCCAGCCCTGCTGCGCGCGCACGCTGTTGGGCGACTGCATATTGCTGTTCCGATAAGGTTAAACCGGTGACTTTCACATCAAAGGTTTTCGCTAAATAAAGGGCTAACCCGCCCCAGCCGCTGCCAATATCTAAGACATGTTGACCTGGTTTTAACAACAATTTAGCGGCAATATGGTGTTTTTTATCCAGTTGTGCTTGTTCTAAGCTATTACCTGGGTCTGAAAAATAAGCGCAGGAATATTGTTTGTCAGGGTCAAGAAACTGTTCATAAAGCTGGCCGGATAAATCATAATGATGGGCGACATTAGCTTTGGATCGGCCTGAGGGAATGGCGCCAAACATCCATACTAGCCAGTTAAAGCTGCGTTTTACAAAATGTTGCCAGGGCTTTTGCCAGCTATCTCGCCCATTCAAGCTGAAAAAATAGATCAAATCTTCAAGCGTGCCTTCTTCAATTGTCAGGGTGCCATCCATATAGGCTTCGCCCAGATAAAGGCTGGGATTGATCATGGCTTTATAATGCAATGCCCGGCGGTGCAAGCGGATGGCCGAGCGCGGTTGGGCATTTTCCGCCCCGAACACATGTTTCTTGCCGCTGGCATCCGTGACTGTCAAATGACCGTGGCGGGTAAAATATTTTAGCCCTATTGCCCAAAGCATAGCGACCTCCTGAAGCGGAAGAATATGCAATAAATTATTGATAGACAGCAAGTTGCAGTATAGGGGGGAGGAAATCCGAAAGCAAAATAAATCGGGGCAATAAGCGTTCTTGATAGAACGAGGCGAACAGTCAATTTTTTTGTTCTTTTGTGGTACCTAGGAACAGCTATTAAGAACAAACAAAGAATATTGCTTGCACAAAAAAAGAATATTGGTTATGGTATTCGCTGTAAACAACAGACAGGAGGAAAAATTGACCTTATTAGTGGACACAAACCAAGCCTCTCGTAGCGGGGCATCAGGTTATAGTTGGCAACGGCAACCGGTTGAAACCAGTCTTGGTCAATTGATGTTGCTGTTTCGCCCCCTTGCCCAGGAAATTACCCTGAAACAACATTGGGGGCATTTGGACCGTCATCAGGTTTATGAAGCGGCCTTTAGTTGTACGGAATATTTTGACCAATTGAAAAAAGCTGGCGTTACCAAGATTAAAATCGACGCCGCTGAATATGAAAGGGTTGTCCATAAAACCCATCTTGACCAGAGGGTGGAGCGGTTTTTATCCCTACTGCACAATCTTTGTTTGGATTTGCCTGTTAACCGGCCAATGATTTATAACCATTAATTATTTTGATTTCTTTATCCTTGCTTACAAGGCGATGGGTGACAGCTTGCTTGGCTATTGCCCATCGCCTTTTTCTTGAAATAAATTTTAGATAGGAGAGAGGTTAATGCTGGATTTTAGCGATTGGTATTGTTGAAAAGACTTGCCTGAAGGATTGGGCAATCCCTCTTTTTGGCGTTCCGCATACAAAAAAGATGGGTCGTATGATAATTTTTGAGTTGTGGGAGCGGTTGCATCCAGTACCCGCCAGATCGGGGTGATTTGCTCCATAGGTATTCCCGCCATGAAAGATTCATAGGCTGCCTCAGCCACTATACGCAAATGGAAACCGGTGGTGATCGGGCAGGTGACTTCGGCCTGATATTGCTGCGCCAGTTTTTTGCGTAAGGTGGGTATGTCCATGAATTGGCCTGTTGGAATCTGGCGGATAAAATCATCAATTAGGCGGGCCGAGGGTACCAACATGATTTCACCGGCCTTCATCCCGGCAATATTAATGGGCACTAGTTTAACCTCAGGTTTTTTAGATATCTGTAATTTGTTGGTCCAGCTTAATGTTGTTTTCATTTCATTCTCCATTTCTATTAAGTAAGGGTAAATAAATATCCGTGATTAATTCAGAGGCGGCCACTTCACGGGGATTATTAATATATTCCTCAAATATCGGCGCATCTGCGGCCTCAAAACCTGACTGGGGCAGCCATTGGCCGTATAACCATTGATAGGCAGCCCGCAT
Encoded here:
- a CDS encoding type II toxin-antitoxin system RelE/ParE family toxin; this translates as MAWKIEFSSAAEKALDDLPKEQVRRILKFLHERLAPNLNPHSLGDSLKGNQFSGLWRYRVGDYRLICQIQDEEIMILVLRIGHRREVYR
- a CDS encoding class I SAM-dependent methyltransferase, which codes for MLWAIGLKYFTRHGHLTVTDASGKKHVFGAENAQPRSAIRLHRRALHYKAMINPSLYLGEAYMDGTLTIEEGTLEDLIYFFSLNGRDSWQKPWQHFVKRSFNWLVWMFGAIPSGRSKANVAHHYDLSGQLYEQFLDPDKQYSCAYFSDPGNSLEQAQLDKKHHIAAKLLLKPGQHVLDIGSGWGGLALYLAKTFDVKVTGLTLSEQQYAVAQQRARAAGLENQVQFQLRDYRQEKGLYDRIVSVGMFEHVGAHHYNQFFRQVKNLLKPDGVALIHSIGRIDGPGATDAWIKKYIFPGGYVPALSEVMPAVEQAGLWVNDVEILRLHYAYTLKAWRERFQAARPRMVELYGDRFCRMWELYLCGAEYSFRTLGRMVFQIQLSREVDTIPLTRDYMVEEERRLREVK
- the phbB gene encoding acetoacetyl-CoA reductase; its protein translation is MTKRVAVVTGGTRGIGAAICEALKKAGYQVAAGYANNQTAAQQFSAKTGISAYPFNVANYGECEKAVAKISKDLGPIDILVNNAGITRDAPLHRLTPQQWQEVIDTNLTSCFNMCRVLIDSMRERNFGRIVNIGSINGQAGQYGQVNYAAAKSGIHGFTKALAQEGATKGITVNAIAPGYIDTEMVRAVPPNILEKIVAKIPVGRLGQAAEIARGVVFLVSDEAGFITGSTLSINGGQHMY
- a CDS encoding alpha/beta fold hydrolase; its protein translation is MGQPPLKAPLNLPSALLDAIHHEGLARYQRFLKGIKAYQNHPYQRQITSLPVVSQESTSRLFLCQATQPQGMIVIVPSLINRSYILDLAENNSFIRRLGERGYSTLLLDWGDPTVLEQQFGLDDYIARLLHMVEAARLQAGDQPVYIMGYCMGGLLAMAAAVLKPKVFKGVCLLATPWDFQAVPMPLAQALSSHWPSWQSLLPSLSVVPVEWLQWYFSALNPLQILQKFSKFGELPQQSAAAQQFVALEDWLNDGVAVTQRVIQESLENWYRDNLPIQAQWRVGGQIIAPRYVDCPILAVLPKQDRIVPLASASAISSNLPSIKMVTIDAGHIGMVASPRAAPQTIAVIANWLNTLS
- a CDS encoding S-adenosylmethionine-binding protein, whose protein sequence is MLLNENVIIDFRTKVTQKFHTILADPPWQFKNRTGKMAPEHKRLNRYPTLSLKEIKNIPVNECLLEPSHLYLWVPNALIKEGIEVMEAWGFQYKTNIIWHKIRKDGGPDGRGVGFYFRNVTEIILFGVKGKNARTLNSGRTQVNIIQTRKREHSRKPDELYDIIERCSKPPYLELFARGQRPGWEQWGNQVEDYKPHWPTYAHNSQMLF
- a CDS encoding Lrp/AsnC family transcriptional regulator, translating into MSLKQNPDQTDEHLISLLTANARVSAALLARKVGLSRSAVQQRLRRLEQQGIIEGYSVVLKTIPVHPQRWRAMVMVVLESRQQERVIESLRGMAEVLVAHTVSGEYDLMVEIAATDAEDLDQLLSKIGRLPGVGRTTSFILLSRKITRGERQSKESTI
- a CDS encoding acetyl-CoA C-acetyltransferase, whose amino-acid sequence is MQEVVIASAVRTPIGSFQGVFNNVSAHQLGTVAIRAALERAKTAPQDIQEVVMGQILTAGAGQNPARQAAMAAGIPVGATAYVLNQMCGSGLRAVVAAYQSIRLGDQDMVVAGGQESMSQSPHCLWLRPGVKMGDAPMVDTMIHDGLWDAFHHYHMGITAENLARQFNISRQQQDEFALFSQQKTEQAIKNNLFQAEIVPVPVKNGKIESLVTADEYPKAGVSLELLAKLRPAFDREKGTVTAGNASGLNDGAAALVLMSKTTAVKKGIKPLARIVSWATAGVEPALMGTGPIPASRLALQRAGWKMDQLDLIEANEAFAVQSCVVNQEMKWDKAKVNVNGGAIALGHPIGASGARILVTLLHEMARRKAKRGLATLCIGGGMGIAMCVERE
- a CDS encoding TraY domain-containing protein, with the translated sequence MLAIRLPVEIEERLEKLAKSTGRTKSFYVRQAILEHLEELEDIYLAERVLEDIRKGKQKTASLAKVMKRHGMED